Proteins encoded together in one Musa acuminata AAA Group cultivar baxijiao chromosome BXJ3-6, Cavendish_Baxijiao_AAA, whole genome shotgun sequence window:
- the LOC135639442 gene encoding serine/threonine-protein kinase 52-like, translated as MDAKRGEETSLVGAASQVKEGVSHSNSKGSGSLDGNDMFVRADKIDLRSLDIQLEKTLSKIWLKERRGSQKPSEEWEIDLSKLEIRYVIARGTYGTVYRGVYDGQDVAVKLLDWGQDGVTIDAETAALRASFQQEVAVWHRLDHPNVTKFVGASMWTSNLKIPQNDSTSNCHSSLPTRACCVVVEYLAGGTLKQYLIKNRRRKLPYKIVIQVALDLARGLSYLHSKKIVHRDVKTENMLLDTNRKLKIADFGVARVEAQNPRDMTGETGTLGYMAPEVLDGKPYNRRCDVYSFGICLWEIYCCDMPYADLSFVDVSSAVVRQNLRPEIPRCCPSSLANIMRKCWDANPDKRLEMFEVVKLLEAIDTSKGGGMVPEDRAAGCLCFSLARGP; from the exons ATGGACGCAAAACGAGGAGAGGAAACTAGTCTTGTTGGAGCTGCCTCCCAGGTGAAGGAGGGGGTATCACATTCTAATTCGAAGGGGTCTGGGAGCCTTGATGGTAATGATATGTTTGTTAGAGCTGATAAAATTGATCTGAGGAGCCTAGATATACAGCTGGAGAAGACACTCTCAAAGATCTGGTTAAAAGAAAGAAGAGGTTCTCAGAAACCATCAGAAGAATGGGAGATTGATCTATCCAAGCTGGAAATAAGGTATGTCATTGCACGAGGGACCTATGGTACAGTTTATCGTGGCGTGTATGATGGCCAGGATGTTGCAG TGAAATTGTTGGACTGGGGACAAGATGGGGTTACCATAGATGCTGAAACCGCTGCTCTTCGGGCATCGTTTCAGCAAGAGGTTGCTGTTTGGCATAGACTAGACCATCCAAACGTCACCAAG TTTGTTGGGGCTTCCATGTGGACTTCAAACCTCAAGATTCCACAAAATGATTCTACTAGTAATTGCCATAGCTCCCTTCCAACTCGAGCGTGCTGTGTTGTTGTCGAATATCTTGCTGGGGGAACATTGAAACAATACTTGATCAAGAACAGGCGAAGGAAGCTCCCCTACAAAATCGTGATTCAAGTTGCACTGGATCTTGCTAGAGG GTTAAGTTATCTGCATTCGAAAAAGATTGTGCATCGTGATGTCAAGACTGAAAATATGTTACTGGATACCAATCGAAAACTAAAAATTGCTGATTTTGGTGTTGCACGTGTCGAGGCTCAGAATCCCAGGGACATGACTGGTGAAACTGGAACCCTAGGCTACATGGCTCCAGAG GTCCTTGATGGTAAGCCATACAACAGAAGATGTGATGTTTATAGCTTTGGCATATGCTTATGGGAAATATACTGCTGTGACATGCCATATGCTGATCTTAGCTTTGTCGACGTGTCCTCCGCTGTTGTTCGACAG AATCTACGACCTGAAATTCCTCGGTGTTGTCCAAGTTCTTTGGCAAATATAATGAGGAAATGTTGGGATGCAAACCCAGATAAGCGACTGGAGATGTTCGAGGTCGTGAAGCTCTTGGAGGCAATAGATACCAGCAAAGGTGGTGGCATGGTACCTGAAGATCGGGCTGCTGGCTGCCTCTGCTTTTCCCTGGCTCGTGGTCCATAA
- the LOC135585290 gene encoding protein NETWORKED 1A-like — MANFSHVEPIHLYSWWGSHISPNNSKWIQENLKGMNDKVKAMIKLIEEDGDSFARRAEMYYKKRPELMNLVEEFYWGYRALAERYEHSTRALRHAHQTMAEAFPNQIPSSIPDESPYGLSGNEVKPHSPEMLLPVRSVIQSDQFDSDAKGSYRSHSEESDQFSSKRGLKQYNEMLATGKGEAHANSSERKVKGVKPLEEESKNFENKGHRSDQEANVKQDANKVIKNLQLDISQLSPDIHVLKDRIMEESKCANNAENEVQSLKGTLSKLNSEKDAALLQYQVSLERISSLELLLSNTQHELQKNSDGLVKEAKKLKHAEELNQSLQLGLDTLENKAKLQEHEINQKQEELEKLQTTLQDKYQQFLEAEMALVSSEKKYIKSQEEAKLLGQEFQKGIEKLRNMEQRNMGLEEQICKLKDEINSLNEQNLHSTLMINGLQDDILLLKEKKKELGDEIRLLLGENKVISQELYYLKEEKNDFEWRYEDLMEKMQAVIIFSESLKAAIKDLQNGNCELKEVCKKYEAERELLVENLKDMDKVSEKNIVLERFLSDANVELEALREKVVALEKSQESLKGEISIYVNERTSVASQFKILSENLQVLSAKNTFLENSLSDASREVEGLRSKVKKLEELCQFLDDQNSGLLAEKYALVSQVKSVTTNLENVEHRFEELMDEYLSFSRERDLMINQVKELGDILKIEKQQRDSITQSYKHLLGTSENQISLLQEENQHKEKELQAEQHNLIRELMENFILGKCLSDLKERNLVLSLEGQKYLKACRNAETLVSKLEQEKLIYMRNIMSLTRHSEKLSDRIHLLYKALNLHKEFISVEEIQDEVCLDIILSELERLLNSASEAESNYQQSQLERSVLVTLMRNTGLDVINLRLQTYSLERELEMKNEELFVLEHEKHELLERNEQVMRYMEASNQREEVLKTEIKVLHMQLADMQEDNRTARCELVKLLDEKMSLSQEFYNLRQQYNILGEEHNEVLVEAMQLDHLYSFFKSLHAERIMELKSLGCDLDSLHVIKNDLSSEISRLNEKRKVLEVEKMHFSDSITYLEEELRNHLLISEFDLNTVTILFEELDLQVETKKNELIEKEKLLSESNKKVKSTQEKNMELNRLLEALQLNNIETKLTQKEMQKKVSNLSQVVTTNYEEIRFLGEENKIKQRDIDEMHRSVEVLVSREEQLTSELQKRKSEIVQCEGELTAKLNDIHFLTVYAALQDEKVHEQIVEGEISAMVRKEILAAELSLSKKLMEELKNKLHDLEGENRGLKANLDIYLFMLKSLWDGVASIEEQIMSISKLQLLIKHAKEDMSLMSHQYCDSNQPNEKPMGTKAAGVLLMEKLIDKVIVLQKVIIDITNLLEPERLDSGASSEAARKEVEILKTKALPVLIHDAQSIDKLDLHQRSLESKQEWNKRVLRRLDSDAQRLSDLKRNIGELNKRMSSQKEKLPASYGHDIIKEQLKEAEGSMLELIDDNSRLKMMAKDCSSHDDRTIGPEDKCDAERRQISEQVKLRSEKVGRLELKLQKIQHVLMRIEEEVHENRQGKTARRNRVALRDYLYGRRDNYMHRNVSLLCGCIRISGS; from the exons ATGGCAAACTTCTCACATGTTGAACCAATACACCTGTACTCATGGTGGGGCAGTCATATCAGTCCAAATAATTCCAAATGGATTCAGGAGAACCTTAAAG GTATGAACGACAAGGTCAAAGCAATGATCAAGCTCATAGAAGAAGATGGTGATTCCTTTGCACGGAGAGCAGAGATGTACTACAAGAAGCGCCCTGAGCTTATGAATTTGGTGGAGGAGTTCTATTGGGGGTATCGTGCTTTAGCAGAAAGATATGAACACTCGACTAGAGCACTCCGCCATGCTCATCAAACAATGGCAGAGGCATTCCCGAACCAAATCCCGTCATCGATTCCAGATGAGTCACCTTATGGCTTATCTGGCAATGAGGTTAAGCCACACAGTCCTGAAATGCTTTTACCAGTTCGTTCAGTAATTCAATCTGATCAATTTGACTCGGATGCAAAAGGAAGTTATAGGTCACACTCTGAAGAGAGTGATCAATTTTCCAGCAAAAGAGGTTTGAAACAATACAATGAAATGCTTGCGACTGGTAAGGGGGAAGCACATGCAAATTCATCTGAAAGGAAGGTAAAAGGTGTAAAACCTTTGGAGGAAGAGAGTAAGAATTTTGAGAATAAAGGACATAGGTCAGATCAAGAGGCTAACGTGAAACAGGATGCAAACAAGGTGATAAAAAATCTGCAGCTAGATATTTCTCAGTTATCACCAGATATCCATGTTCTGAAGGACCGAATAATGGAAGAATCTAAGTGTGCTAATAATGCTGAAAATGAAGTTCAAAGCTTGAAGGGAACCCTATCTAAATTAAACTCTGAGAAAGATGCAGCTCTTCTTCAGTACCAGGTTTCTCTTGAAAGAATATCTAGTCTGGAACTTCTGCTTTCAAACACACAACATGAATTGCAAAAAAACAGTGATGGCTTGGTAAAGGAAGCCAAGAAACTCAAACATGCTGAAGAGCTTAATCAATCTCTACAATTGGGTTTGGACACACTAGAGAATAAAGCAAAATTGCAAGAACATGAAATTAACCAGAAGCAGGAGGAGTTGGAGAAACTCCAAACTACCTTACAAGACAAGTACCAGCAATTCTTGGAAGCTGAAATGGCTCTTGTTTCAAGTGAAAAGAAGTACATCAAATCTCAGGAAGAGGCAAAGCTTTTAGGTCAGGAGTTTCAGAAAGGGATTGAGAAATTGAGAAACATGGAACAACGTAATATGGGTTTAGAGGAACAAATATGCAAGCTTAAGGACGAAATTAACAGTTTAAATGAACAAAATCTTCATTCTACATTGATGATAAATGGTCTTCAAGATGATATACTTTTgttgaaggaaaagaaaaaagaacttggGGATGAAATTAGGCTTCTCTTAGGAGAAAATAAAGTTATTAGCCAAGAGCTTTATTatctgaaagaagaaaaaaatgatttcgaATGGAGGTATGAAGATCTAATGGAAAAAATGCAGGCTGTCATCATATTTTCAGAATCCCTTAAGGCAGCCATCAAGGATTTGCAAAATGGAAATTGTGAACTGAAAGAAGTCTGCAAGAAATATGAGGCTGAGAGGGAGCTTCTTGTGGAGAATCTGAAAGATATGGACAAAGTCTCTGAGAAAAATATTGTCTTAGAAAGGTTTCTCTCAGATGCAAATGTTGAGTTAGAAGCTTTAAGAGAGAAGGTTGTAGCACTAGAAAAATCACAGGAGTCTCTAAAAGGTGAAATTTCCATATATGTTAATGAGAGGACTTCAGTTGCCTCTCAGTTCAAGATTCTTAGCGAGAATCTGCAGGTGCTTTCAGCAAAAAATACCTTTTTGGAGAACTCTCTATCTGATGCAAGCAGGGAAGTAGAGGGTTTGCGGTCAAAAGTGAAAAAACTTGAAGAATTGTGTCAGTTTCTTGATGATCAGAACTCGGGTCTTCTTGCTGAGAAGTATGCTCTTGTATCTCAG GTGAAAAGTGTTACCACAAATCTGGAAAATGTGGAACATAGATTTGAAGAACTTATGGACGAGTACCTGAGCTTCTCAAGAGAAAGAGATCTGATGATCAATCAAGTCAAGGAGCTTGGAGATATTTTGAAAATAGAAAAACAACAGCGTGATTCTATTACCCAATCATACAAGCATCTCCTAGGCACTTCAGAGAACCAAATCTCTCTCCTGCAAGAGGAAAACCAACACAAAGAGAAGGAACTTCAAGCTGAACAGCATAATCTTATCAGGGAACTGATGGAAAATTTCATCTTGGGAAAGTGTTTATCTGATTTGAAAGAAAGGAATTTGGTTCTTTCTCTTGAAGGTCAGAAGTATCTAAAGGCTTGTAGAAATGCAGAGACACTCGTTTCAAAACTTGAGCAGGAAAAGCTCATCTACATGAGAAACATAATGTCATTGACAAGGCATAGTGAGAAATTAAGTGACAGGATCCATCTTCTGTATAAAGCACTTAACTTACACAAAGAATTTATTTCTGTGGAAGAAATCCAGGATGAAGTCTGCCTAGATATAATTCTCAGTGAACTTGAAAGATTACTGAATTCTGCTTCAGAAGCAGAGAGTAATTATCAACAGTCGCAACTTGAGAGATCAGTTCTTGTTACTTTAATGAGGAATACAGGATTAGATGTGATCAATCTTAGATTGCAGACATATTCACTTGAAAGGGAGCTTGAAATGAAAAATGAGGAACTATTTGTCTTGGAACATGAGAAACATGAACTCCTAGAAAGGAATGAACAAGTAATGAGATACATGGAAGCAAGCAACCAAAGAGAAGAAGTATTGAAGACTGAGATCAAGGTCCTGCACATGCAGTTAGCTGATATGCAAGAGGATAACCGGACAGCACGATGTGAACTTGTCAAGCTACTTGACGAAAAGATGAGTCTGTCACAAGAATTTTACAACTTAAGGCAGCAATACAATATTTTGGGAGAGGAGCATAATGAAGTTCTTGTGGAGGCCATGCAGCTGGATCATCTTTATTCATTCTTCAAGAGTCTTCATGCTGAGAGAATCATGGAGTTGAAGTCCCTTGGTTGTGATCTGGATTCTCTTCATGTGATTAAAAATGATCTTTCCAGTGAGATTAGCAGACTAAATGAGAAAAGGAAGGTGCTTGAAGTGGAAAAGATGCACTTTTCAGACTCCATTACCTATCTGGAAGAAGAGCTGAGAAATCACCTATTGATTTCAGAGTTTGATCTGAACACTGTTACAATATTATTTGAAGAATTAGATCTTCaagtagaaacaaaaaaaaatgaattgaTAGAGAAAGAAAAACTACTATCAgaatcaaataagaaggttaagtCCACTCAAGAGAAGAACATGGAATTGAACAGACTCCTTGAGGCTCTTCAGCTAAATAACATTGAGACCAAACTAACTCAGAAAGAGATGCAGAAAAAGGTTTCAAATTTATCTCAAGTTGTAACTACTAACTATGAGGAGATTAGATTTCTTGGTGAAGAAAATAAGATAAAGCAGAGGGACATTGATGAAATGCATAGAAGTGTTGAAGTTCTTGTATCCAGGGAGGAGCAGCTGACCTCAGAGCTTCAGAAAAGAAAAAGTGAGATTGTGCAATGTGAAGGGGAATTAACAGCAAAGTTGAACGATATCCATTTTTTAACAGTTTATGCAGCACTGCAGGATGAGAAGGTTCATGAGCAAATAGTAGAAGGCGAGATCAGTGCTATGGTGCGAAAAGAGATACTAGCTGCTGAACTCTCTTTAAGCAAGAAATTAATGGAAGAGCTCAAGAATAAGCTTCATGACCTGGAGGGAGAAAATAGAGGACTGAAGGCTAACTTAGATATTTACTTGTTCATGCTAAAATCTCTATGGGATGGTGTTGCCTCCATTGAAGAGCAAATCATGTCAATTTCAAAGCTTCAACTATTGATCAAGCATGCAAAAGAG GATATGTCTTTGATGTCTCACCAGTATTGTGATAGCAATCAACCAAATGAAAAACCTATGGGCACAAAAGCAGCTGGAGTTCTGCTGATGGAGAAGTTGATCGATAAAGTCATAGTTCTTCAAAAGGTGATCATAGATATCACAAATCTTCTAGAGCCCGAAAGGCTCGACTCTGGTGCTAGTTCAGAGGCAGCAAGGAAAGAAGTTGAAATATTAAAGACAAAGGCACTTCCGGTGCTAATCCATGATGCACAGAGCATCGATAAGTTAGATCTACACCAAAGATCTTTGGAATCCAAACAGGAATGGAACAAGAGAGTCCTCAGAAGACTTGATTCTGATGCACAAAGACTATCAGACCTTAAAAGAAACATAGGGGAGTTGAACAAGAGGATGAGCTCTCAAAAGGAAAAGCTCCCTGCAAGTTATGGGCACGATATTATCAAAGAACAGTTGAAGGAGGCCGAAGGATCCATGTTGGAGCTGATCGATGACAATTCCAGATTGAAAATGATGGCCAAAGACTGCTCTTCTCATGATGATAGAACAATTGGACCTGAAGATAAATGCGACGCTGAAAGAAGGCAAATTTCAGAACAGGTAAAGTTGCGATCAGAGAAGGTTGGAAGGTTGGAGCTTAAACTGCAGAAGATCCAACATGTCTTGATGAGAATTGAGGAAGAAGTGCATGAGAACAGGCAAGGTAAAACTGCAAGAAGAAATAGAGTAGCTTTGAGGGACTATCTCTATGGGAGGAGAGATAACTACATGCATAGAAATGTAAGTCTCTTGTGTGGCTGTATTAGGATTTCTGGTAGTTAA
- the LOC135641875 gene encoding uncharacterized protein LOC135641875: protein MDLRLSTDQISELQEAFCLFDKDGDGCITLEELATVIGSLGQYPTEQELKDMIREVDINGNGTIEFAEFLNLMARKMKETDAEEELREAFKVFDKDQNGYISASELRNVMTNLGEKMTDEEVLQMIKEADIDGDGQVNFEEFSRMMMAV from the exons ATGGATCTTCGCCTGTCAACTGATCAGATATCTGAGCTCCAGGAAGCCTTCTGCCTCTTTGACAAAGATGGAGAtg GCTGCATTACGCTGGAAGAACTGGCGACGGTCATTGGATCATTGGGACAATATCCAACTGAACAAGAGCTAAAAGATATGATCAGGGAGGTCGATATCAATGGCAATGGGACCATAGAATTTGCAGAATTTTTGAATCTAATGGCCCGAAAGATGAAG GAGACCGATGCTGAGGAGGAACTAAGAGAAGCCTTCAAGGTCTTTGACAAAGATCAAAATGGATACATCTCAGCCAGTGAG CTGAGGAATGTGATGACCAATCTCGGGGAGAAAATGACAGATGAAGAGGTTCTCCAGATGATCAAGGAAGCTGACATCGACGGTGATGGACAAGTGAATTTTGAGGAGTTCTCGCGGATGATGATGGCTGTCTGA